The following proteins are encoded in a genomic region of Odontesthes bonariensis isolate fOdoBon6 chromosome 19, fOdoBon6.hap1, whole genome shotgun sequence:
- the LOC142369498 gene encoding L-amino-acid oxidase-like, which produces MAGLTAAKLLKAAGHTVTILEASERVGGRVETYRDKDGWYVELGAMRIPSTHHILHHYVEELGLQLNEFIMDDNQTFVLVNRKTHRVSEVKNNPNILDYNLKESERNKSASQLLEEALKPVRDEVKARGCLAALKKFDRYSVLGYLQQQTSLSSEAIRMMGDLLNQDSLMSLALSEMIYTESDINDATKYTEVTGGTELIADGFNEILKDQIKLNSPVKRINQSDSGVKVSYQKDQQLLDLDADVVLVTTTTKAALFMDFHPPLSIQKMEALRSVHYGGSTKIILTFSEKFWEKDGIKGGKSITDRPSRFIYYPSHSFPTNESIGVLLASYTWDEDSQIFLGLSDEDLKEAMLKDLALIHGDHIRSLCTGVKVKKWMLDPHSLGAFALFAPYQHLEYSEELFRSEGRVHFAGEHTALPHAWIETAMKSAIRAATNINEEGQRELVRRTIRKNF; this is translated from the exons ATGGCTGGACTAACAGCTGCGAAGCTACTGAAAGCTGCAGGACACACG GTAACCATATTGGAGGCAAGTGAACGAGTTGGAGGACGGGTGGAGACCTACAGGGATAAAGACGGGTGGTACGTCGAACTGGGTGCCATGAGGATCCCAAGTACTCATCA TATTCTTCACCACTATGTCGAAGAGCTGGGGCTCCAGCTGAATGAATTCATAATGGATGACAATCAAACCTTTGTCCTGGTGAACAGGAAGACACACAGAGTGTCGGAAGTGAAAAACAATCCCAATATCCTGGATTACAACCTGAAAGAGAGTGAGAGAAATAAATCAGCCagccagctgctggaggaagcATTAAAGCCG GTGAGAGATGAAGTGAAAGCACGTGGATGTCTGGCCGCACTGAAGAAGTTCGACCGATATTCTGTCCTG GGATATCTGCAGCAACAAACCAGTTTGAGTTCAGAGGCGATTAGGATGATGGGAGACTTGCTGAACCAAGACAGCCTCATGTCCCTGGCGCTGTCGGAGATGATTTACACGGAGAGTGATATCAACGACGCAACAAA ATACACTGAAGTGACTGGCGGAACAGAACTTATCGCTGATGGTTTTAATGAAATCCTCAAGGACCAGATCAAGCTCAACTCGCCTGTCAAACGCatcaatcaatcagacagtGGTGTCAAAGTGTCATATCAGAAAGATCAACAGCTTCTAGACCTTGATGCTGATGTTGTCCTGGTAACAACCACCACCAAAGCAGCTCTCTTCATGGACTTTCATCCACCTCTATCCATCCAAAAGATGGAGGCCCTGAGGTCAGTCCACTATGGGGGCTCCACTAAAATCATCCTCACATTTAGTGAAAAGTTCTGGGAAAAAGACGGCATCAAAGGTGGAAAGAGCATCACAGACAGGCCTTCTCGTTTCATCTACTACCCCAGCCATAGTTTCCCAACAAATGAGAGCATCGGCGTCCTCCTGGCCTCCTACACCTGGGACGAAGACTCCCAAATCTTCTTAGGATTGAGTGACGAAGACCTGAAAGAGGCGATGCTGAAAGATTTGGCACTGATCCACGGGGATCACATCAGGTCTCTCTGCACAGGCGTCAAAGTGAAAAAGTGGATGCTGGATCCGCACAGCTTGGGTGCCTTCGCTCTGTTCGCACCTTATCAGCACTTAGAGTACTCCGAGGAGCTCTTCAGAAGCGAAGGCCGAGTGCACTTTGCTGGAGAACACACAGCCTTACCTCACGCTTGGATCGAGACGGCTATGAAATCTGCAATCAGGGCGGCGACAAATATTAACGAAGAGGGACAGAGGGAGTTAGTCAGACGTACGATCAGAAAGAATTTCTGA